A single genomic interval of Microbacterium sp. LWO14-1.2 harbors:
- a CDS encoding Gfo/Idh/MocA family oxidoreductase: MSAVGIGIIGVGVISDTYLQNLSSFPDTEVLIVGDLLVDRAQAQAEKYGVPAFGSAEDVLAHPDVDLVVNLTIPAVHIEVSRAAIAAGKHVWTEKPLGLDRDGAALLLREAEAAGLRIGSAPDTLLGPGFQAARRAIEAGVIGRPLFAQTTFQTQGPDLWHPNPGFLFAQGAGPLLDMGPYYFSALVSLLGPVDRVAAVGSKAREEREIHTGPLAGTTFPVEVPSTIQIVTAFEGGAQAQSLLSFDSALERHGIVEIHGTEGTIVLPDPNTFAGRIAYVKPLGVIRDGMSFEQEWIEIEHADIEVGRGLGALDMVRAIAEGRPHVASGELGFHVLDVLLSAQDSAQSGTTVTVESTVAPVPLLPEGFDPFAATL, from the coding sequence ATGAGCGCCGTCGGCATCGGCATCATCGGCGTCGGCGTCATCAGCGACACCTACCTGCAGAACCTCTCGTCGTTCCCCGACACCGAGGTGCTCATCGTCGGCGACCTGCTGGTGGACCGCGCCCAGGCGCAGGCCGAGAAGTACGGCGTCCCCGCGTTCGGCTCGGCGGAGGACGTGCTCGCACACCCCGACGTCGACCTCGTCGTGAACCTCACCATCCCGGCCGTGCACATCGAGGTCTCGCGTGCGGCGATCGCTGCCGGCAAGCACGTGTGGACGGAGAAGCCCCTCGGGCTCGACCGCGACGGCGCGGCCCTGCTGCTCCGCGAGGCGGAGGCGGCCGGACTGCGGATCGGCTCCGCGCCCGACACGCTTCTCGGTCCTGGGTTCCAGGCCGCGCGCCGCGCGATCGAGGCCGGCGTCATCGGGCGGCCGCTGTTCGCCCAGACGACGTTCCAGACGCAGGGCCCCGACCTGTGGCATCCGAACCCCGGCTTCCTCTTCGCCCAGGGCGCCGGCCCGCTGCTCGACATGGGGCCGTACTACTTCTCCGCCCTGGTCAGCCTGCTCGGCCCGGTCGACCGCGTCGCCGCCGTCGGATCGAAGGCGCGCGAAGAGCGCGAGATCCACACCGGACCGCTCGCCGGCACGACCTTCCCCGTCGAGGTGCCGTCGACGATCCAGATCGTGACCGCGTTCGAGGGAGGTGCTCAGGCGCAGAGCCTGCTGAGCTTCGACTCGGCGCTCGAGCGTCACGGGATCGTCGAGATCCACGGCACCGAGGGCACGATCGTGCTGCCCGACCCGAACACGTTCGCCGGACGTATCGCCTACGTCAAGCCGCTCGGTGTGATCCGCGACGGGATGTCGTTCGAGCAGGAGTGGATCGAGATCGAGCACGCGGACATCGAGGTGGGCCGCGGTCTCGGAGCCCTCGACATGGTGCGCGCGATCGCCGAGGGGCGTCCGCACGTCGCCTCGGGCGAGCTCGGCTTCCACGTGCTCGATGTGCTGCTCTCGGCGCAGGACTCCGCCCAGTCGGGCACGACGGTGACCGTCGAGAGCACGGTCGCACCCGTGCCGCTCCTGCCGGAGGGCTTCGATCCCTTCGCCGCCACGCTCTGA
- a CDS encoding GyrI-like domain-containing protein, which produces MPIDPKKTLDAYRAKRGEFRLVEVPPLQYLMVDGAGDPNTAKEYKDAVAALFPLAYTLKFAARAELDLDVVVMPLEGLWDAPDKESFTTKRDKSAWLWTMMIMVPEQVTAEMFAAAVDKVEAKAAAKKEPLPTLRSVRLETLDEGLSVQTLHVGSYDDEAPVLAELHERFIPENGLRMTARHHEIYLGDARRVAPERLRTILRQPVERT; this is translated from the coding sequence ATGCCGATCGACCCGAAGAAGACGCTCGACGCATACCGGGCGAAGCGGGGCGAGTTCCGCCTCGTCGAGGTGCCGCCGCTGCAGTACCTGATGGTCGACGGCGCGGGCGACCCGAACACGGCGAAGGAATACAAGGATGCCGTCGCCGCACTCTTCCCGCTCGCGTACACGCTGAAGTTCGCGGCCCGCGCCGAGCTGGACCTCGATGTGGTGGTGATGCCGCTCGAAGGGCTCTGGGATGCCCCCGACAAGGAGTCGTTCACGACCAAGCGCGACAAGTCGGCCTGGCTGTGGACGATGATGATCATGGTGCCCGAGCAGGTGACAGCGGAGATGTTCGCGGCGGCCGTCGACAAGGTCGAGGCCAAGGCGGCGGCGAAGAAGGAGCCCCTGCCGACCCTGCGGTCGGTGCGACTCGAAACCCTCGACGAGGGCCTGAGCGTGCAGACGCTGCACGTCGGGTCGTACGACGACGAGGCCCCCGTGCTGGCCGAGCTGCATGAGCGGTTCATCCCCGAGAACGGCCTGCGCATGACGGCGCGCCATCACGAGATCTACCTCGGCGACGCCAGGCGCGTGGCCCCCGAGCGGCTGCGCACGATCCTCCGGCAGCCGGTCGAACGCACCTGA
- a CDS encoding ROK family transcriptional regulator, with the protein MPSPTSPASGTRPHNLARVLRLVHEEGAQSRAALTERTGLNRSTIADLVGELVRRGLVDERVPDVPGRVGRPSPVVTASARVVAIAVNPEVDAIEIAAVGLDRSILVRERLPNESLPTPKAVAGVIAERIAAWRADALADGRIEAVGIAVPGLVRASDGVVRNAPHLDWVDVPLAELVRAAADVTVAVDNDATLGAIAEHRYGAGRGIDDLVYLNGGASGIGGGLIIRGFPVTGAGGYAGEFGQNRPRITDDADRRTADGVLEAEVSRRLLLDVAGLDQADDDTLDRELTASDSSEVEAEVTRQAHVLASALANAVNVLNPSVIVLGGFLATLADLQGERLAADVAALAMTESAEGLEIRPAALGADRLLIGAAELAFAELLTDPGGHV; encoded by the coding sequence ATGCCGTCTCCGACGAGTCCCGCCAGCGGAACCCGCCCGCACAATCTCGCGCGCGTGCTGCGGCTCGTCCACGAGGAGGGCGCCCAGTCCCGCGCAGCGCTCACCGAGCGCACGGGTCTCAACCGCTCCACGATCGCCGACCTCGTCGGCGAGCTGGTCCGCCGCGGGCTGGTCGACGAGCGGGTGCCCGATGTACCCGGTCGGGTCGGGCGCCCATCGCCGGTCGTCACGGCATCCGCGCGCGTCGTCGCGATCGCGGTGAACCCCGAGGTCGACGCGATCGAGATCGCCGCCGTCGGGCTGGACCGCAGCATCCTCGTCCGTGAGCGCCTGCCGAACGAGTCCCTGCCGACGCCCAAGGCGGTCGCCGGGGTGATCGCGGAGCGGATCGCGGCCTGGCGCGCCGATGCCCTGGCCGACGGCCGCATCGAGGCCGTCGGCATCGCGGTGCCCGGTCTCGTGCGGGCGAGTGACGGCGTGGTGCGCAATGCGCCGCACCTCGACTGGGTCGACGTGCCGCTTGCCGAGCTCGTACGCGCGGCGGCCGACGTCACGGTCGCGGTCGACAACGATGCGACGCTCGGAGCGATCGCCGAGCACCGCTACGGGGCAGGCCGGGGCATCGACGACCTCGTCTACCTGAACGGCGGTGCCTCGGGTATCGGCGGCGGGCTCATCATCCGAGGATTCCCCGTGACCGGTGCGGGCGGATACGCCGGCGAGTTCGGTCAGAACCGTCCGCGCATCACCGATGATGCCGACCGCCGCACGGCCGACGGCGTGCTCGAAGCGGAGGTGAGTCGGCGTCTGCTGCTCGACGTCGCCGGGCTCGACCAGGCCGACGACGACACGCTCGACCGCGAGCTGACGGCCTCCGACTCCTCCGAGGTCGAGGCGGAGGTCACGCGTCAGGCGCACGTGCTCGCGAGCGCGCTCGCCAACGCGGTGAACGTGCTGAACCCCTCCGTGATCGTGCTGGGCGGATTCCTCGCGACGCTCGCCGACCTGCAGGGCGAACGGCTCGCCGCCGACGTCGCCGCGCTGGCGATGACGGAGAGCGCCGAGGGGCTCGAGATCCGACCCGCCGCCCTGGGAGCGGACCGCCTGCTGATCGGAGCGGCCGAGCTCGCGTTCGCGGAGCTGCTGACCGATCCGGGCGGCCACGTATGA
- a CDS encoding DUF1206 domain-containing protein, producing MTTAKSAAHEARGSDAFRRVARAGFVVIGLVHIIIGALAVSIASGGGGDADQDGAMQQIRSTPVGGLILALVAAALVALAVWQVVSGVVAVGGEVKKWGQRIKLFGIALAYLVIAGLATIYAFGGTAESEKSSKFVSEVLLGAPGGIFLLVAIGLTVVGVGIGFVVSGFTTGFRKTLDLPSGAGRPPIVVLGVIGYIAKGIAIAVTGVLFVVSAWTHDPDKAGGLDAALRSLTDLPFGRTVLWVVGAGLAVYGVFSIVRARYARM from the coding sequence ATGACGACAGCGAAGTCCGCCGCGCACGAGGCCAGGGGGTCGGACGCCTTCCGACGCGTCGCTCGGGCCGGCTTTGTGGTGATCGGTCTCGTGCACATCATCATCGGCGCGCTCGCCGTGTCGATCGCCTCGGGCGGTGGCGGGGATGCCGATCAGGACGGCGCGATGCAGCAGATCCGATCGACGCCCGTGGGAGGGCTCATCCTGGCTCTCGTCGCGGCCGCGCTCGTCGCCCTCGCGGTGTGGCAGGTCGTGAGCGGCGTCGTCGCCGTCGGCGGCGAGGTGAAGAAGTGGGGGCAGCGCATCAAGCTGTTCGGCATCGCCCTGGCCTATCTCGTGATCGCCGGTCTCGCGACCATCTACGCGTTCGGCGGCACCGCCGAGTCCGAGAAGTCGTCGAAGTTCGTGAGCGAAGTGCTGCTGGGCGCGCCGGGAGGAATCTTCCTCCTCGTCGCCATCGGACTCACGGTGGTCGGCGTCGGCATCGGCTTCGTCGTGAGCGGCTTCACGACCGGTTTCCGCAAGACGCTCGACCTGCCGTCGGGCGCGGGGCGGCCGCCGATCGTCGTGCTCGGGGTGATCGGCTACATCGCCAAGGGGATCGCGATCGCCGTGACCGGCGTCCTCTTCGTGGTGTCGGCTTGGACGCACGACCCCGACAAGGCGGGTGGTCTGGACGCCGCGCTGCGCAGCCTCACCGACCTGCCCTTCGGGCGCACGGTGCTGTGGGTCGTCGGTGCGGGCCTCGCCGTGTACGGCGTCTTCTCGATCGTGCGTGCCCGCTACGCCCGTATGTGA
- the xylB gene encoding xylulokinase, which yields MPLVLGVDSSTQSCKAVVVDSATGAVVRTGRAAHPDGTSVDPEAWWHALQEAIAEAGSLDDIAAWSVGGQQHGLVALDAQGRVVRDALLWNDTRSSGAAADLIDEFGAAALAVRTGLVPVASFTITKLRWLRDHEPENAARVAAVALPHDWLTWRLRGFGPENPMLDELVTDRSDVSGTGYWNPATGEYDRELLVAALGHDAILPRVLGPDEWVTDADGRRVGPGAGDNAGAALGLGAQPGDVVVSIGTSGTVFAVSREPVNDPEGTVAGFADASGLFLPLIATLNAARVVDVTAALLGVDHEEFSDLALAAAPGAAGLTLLPYFEGERTPNLPDATATLSGMTLASTTRENLARAAVEGMLRGLGAGLDALRALGIPLERALLIGGGAQSEAVRRIAPPVLGLPVEVPEPGEYVALGAARQAIAALP from the coding sequence ATGCCCCTGGTTCTCGGGGTCGACTCGTCGACCCAGTCGTGCAAGGCGGTCGTCGTCGACAGCGCGACCGGAGCGGTCGTCCGCACCGGTCGCGCAGCTCATCCCGACGGGACCTCCGTCGACCCCGAGGCCTGGTGGCATGCACTGCAGGAGGCGATCGCAGAGGCCGGCTCGCTCGACGACATCGCGGCCTGGTCGGTCGGGGGACAGCAGCACGGACTCGTCGCGCTCGATGCTCAGGGCCGTGTCGTCCGCGACGCCCTGCTGTGGAACGACACCCGCTCGTCCGGTGCGGCAGCCGACCTGATCGACGAGTTCGGCGCGGCCGCTCTCGCGGTGCGCACCGGGCTGGTTCCCGTCGCGTCTTTCACGATCACCAAGCTGCGCTGGTTGCGCGACCACGAGCCGGAGAACGCCGCCCGAGTCGCCGCGGTCGCACTCCCGCACGATTGGCTGACCTGGCGTCTGCGCGGCTTCGGACCCGAGAACCCGATGCTCGACGAGCTCGTGACCGACCGCTCCGACGTCTCGGGCACCGGCTACTGGAACCCCGCGACCGGCGAGTACGACCGAGAACTGCTCGTGGCGGCGCTGGGCCACGATGCGATCCTGCCCCGCGTGCTGGGCCCCGACGAGTGGGTGACGGATGCCGACGGTCGCCGTGTCGGACCCGGCGCCGGCGACAATGCCGGTGCGGCGCTCGGCCTCGGCGCCCAGCCGGGCGACGTCGTGGTGTCGATCGGGACGTCCGGCACGGTGTTCGCCGTCAGTCGCGAACCCGTGAACGACCCCGAGGGCACGGTCGCGGGGTTCGCCGACGCCTCCGGACTCTTCCTTCCGCTGATCGCCACGCTCAACGCGGCCAGGGTCGTCGATGTCACGGCTGCGCTGCTCGGCGTGGATCACGAGGAGTTCAGCGACCTCGCCCTCGCAGCCGCCCCCGGGGCTGCGGGCCTCACGCTGCTGCCGTACTTCGAGGGCGAGCGCACACCGAACCTCCCCGACGCGACCGCGACCCTCAGCGGCATGACGCTCGCCTCCACGACGCGCGAAAACCTCGCGCGCGCGGCGGTGGAGGGGATGCTGCGCGGACTCGGCGCCGGCCTCGACGCACTGCGCGCCCTCGGCATCCCGCTCGAACGCGCACTGCTCATCGGCGGAGGTGCGCAGTCGGAGGCCGTGCGACGGATCGCGCCCCCGGTGCTGGGACTGCCCGTGGAGGTACCCGAGCCCGGGGAGTACGTCGCCCTCGGCGCAGCCCGCCAGGCCATCGCCGCCCTCCCCTAG
- a CDS encoding GyrI-like domain-containing protein — MIGTLNALVDRIEAAAGTELDVADFARAHGTTEYHLRRMFSALAGMPLSEYIRRRRMTLAGAELVAGASSLLDVAVRHGYGSVEAFARAFRAVHGISPADARRDGGPLRTQPTLRFRLSVEGRSPMDVTITTAPELVLVGHAVEVPLIHEGVNPHIQQHIAGIPAEEHARLKALSDAEPAGVLAVTGDTPPDAPEGTMLTYLHGVSVQPDAEVPADLDAIRVDAGSWAVFTASGPFPETLQNLWAATATEWFPSNPWRLRPGPSIVRYLEFTGTHASCELWLAVEPA; from the coding sequence ATGATCGGAACGCTCAACGCCCTGGTCGATCGGATCGAGGCCGCAGCCGGCACGGAGCTCGATGTCGCGGACTTCGCCCGAGCACACGGAACGACCGAGTACCACCTGCGCCGGATGTTCTCGGCGCTCGCAGGCATGCCGCTCTCGGAGTACATCCGTCGGCGACGCATGACGCTCGCAGGTGCGGAGCTCGTCGCGGGGGCGTCGAGCCTGCTCGACGTCGCTGTGCGACACGGCTACGGATCGGTGGAGGCGTTCGCGCGGGCATTCCGTGCCGTGCACGGCATCTCACCGGCGGACGCGCGCCGAGACGGGGGACCTCTCCGCACACAACCCACGCTCCGGTTCCGCCTGAGCGTCGAAGGGAGAAGTCCGATGGACGTCACCATCACCACCGCACCCGAGCTCGTCCTCGTCGGCCACGCCGTCGAGGTCCCGCTCATCCACGAGGGAGTGAATCCGCACATTCAACAGCACATCGCAGGGATCCCCGCCGAAGAGCACGCGCGGCTCAAGGCGCTCAGCGACGCCGAACCTGCCGGCGTCCTCGCCGTCACCGGCGACACCCCGCCGGACGCGCCGGAGGGCACGATGCTCACCTACCTGCACGGCGTCTCCGTGCAGCCGGATGCCGAGGTGCCGGCCGATCTCGACGCGATACGTGTCGACGCAGGGTCGTGGGCGGTCTTCACCGCGAGCGGTCCATTTCCCGAGACCCTGCAGAACCTCTGGGCGGCGACCGCGACCGAGTGGTTCCCGTCGAACCCCTGGCGGCTGCGGCCCGGACCATCGATCGTGCGCTACCTCGAGTTCACGGGGACGCATGCGTCGTGCGAGCTGTGGCTGGCGGTCGAACCAGCCTGA
- a CDS encoding LysE family translocator gives MFSADTLATFVVAAFIMVVIPGPTVLFTIGRAMALGRIGGFLSILGTALGSILLVVAVALGVGTAIAQSIVLFTIVKVLGAGYLVFLGIQAIQHRKDAAAIATGPQPRRSGLRLLAEGFVVGITNPKSIAFFLAILPQFVDLHTGSVPLQLLVLGVIVVAIGVACDAIWVLLASSARQWFGRSPRRIEAMGATGGALMIGLGAFLLLWSEKPAAT, from the coding sequence ATGTTCAGCGCCGACACCCTCGCGACGTTCGTCGTCGCGGCGTTCATCATGGTCGTGATCCCCGGCCCGACGGTGCTGTTCACGATCGGGCGCGCCATGGCGCTCGGACGCATCGGCGGCTTCCTCAGCATCCTGGGCACCGCGCTCGGCTCGATCCTGCTCGTCGTGGCTGTGGCGCTCGGCGTGGGCACGGCGATCGCGCAGTCGATCGTGCTGTTCACGATCGTGAAGGTGCTCGGCGCGGGGTATCTCGTCTTCCTCGGCATCCAGGCCATCCAGCACCGGAAGGATGCCGCGGCGATCGCGACGGGACCGCAGCCGCGTCGCTCGGGCCTGCGACTGCTCGCGGAGGGTTTCGTCGTCGGCATCACCAACCCGAAGTCGATCGCGTTCTTCCTCGCGATCCTCCCCCAGTTCGTCGACCTGCACACGGGATCCGTTCCTCTGCAGCTGCTCGTGCTGGGCGTGATCGTGGTCGCGATCGGTGTCGCGTGTGACGCGATCTGGGTGCTGCTCGCGAGCTCGGCCAGGCAGTGGTTCGGGCGCTCGCCGCGGCGCATCGAGGCGATGGGCGCGACGGGCGGAGCACTCATGATCGGACTCGGCGCGTTCCTCCTGCTGTGGAGCGAGAAGCCCGCCGCGACCTGA
- the xylA gene encoding xylose isomerase, producing the protein MPTPTRDDKFSFGLWTIGYNGADPFGGPTRPALDVVHAVEKLAELGAYGLTFHDDDLFAFGSTDAERQTQIDRLTGALDATGIVVPMVTTNLFSAPIFKDGGFTSNDRDVRRYALRKVFRQLDLGAELGAQTFVMWGGREGAEYDSAKDIRAALERYREAVNLLGDYVTDKGYDIRFAIEPKPNEPRGDILLPTLGHALAFIDSLERPELVGLNPEVGHEQMAGLNFAAGIAQALYHGKLFHIDLNGQRGIKYDQDLVFGHGDLHNAFALVDLLENGGPGGVPAYDGPRHFDYKPSRTEDENGVWDSAAANMRTYLLLKERAAAFRADPEVQEALAAARVDELSTPTLAEGESYDDFLADRSAYEDFDAHAYFGGKGFGFVRLQQLATEHLLGAR; encoded by the coding sequence ATGCCCACCCCCACTCGCGACGACAAGTTCTCCTTCGGCCTCTGGACCATCGGGTACAACGGTGCAGACCCGTTCGGGGGTCCCACCCGGCCGGCGCTCGACGTCGTGCACGCGGTCGAGAAGCTCGCCGAGCTCGGGGCGTACGGTCTCACCTTCCACGACGACGACCTCTTCGCCTTCGGCTCGACCGACGCCGAACGTCAGACGCAGATCGACCGCCTCACGGGCGCGCTCGACGCCACCGGCATCGTCGTGCCCATGGTGACCACGAACCTCTTCAGCGCGCCGATCTTCAAAGACGGCGGCTTCACCTCGAACGACCGCGACGTGCGCCGCTACGCCCTGCGCAAGGTGTTCCGCCAGCTCGACTTGGGCGCCGAGCTGGGCGCCCAGACGTTCGTCATGTGGGGCGGCCGCGAGGGTGCCGAGTACGACTCCGCGAAAGACATCCGTGCCGCGCTCGAGCGCTACCGCGAGGCCGTGAACCTGCTCGGCGACTACGTGACCGACAAGGGCTACGACATCCGCTTCGCGATCGAGCCGAAGCCGAACGAGCCGCGCGGCGACATCCTGCTCCCCACCCTCGGCCACGCGCTCGCGTTCATCGACTCGCTCGAGCGCCCCGAGCTCGTCGGCCTCAACCCCGAGGTGGGCCATGAGCAGATGGCCGGCCTGAACTTCGCCGCGGGCATCGCCCAGGCGCTGTACCACGGCAAGCTCTTCCACATCGACCTCAACGGCCAGCGCGGCATCAAGTACGACCAGGACCTCGTCTTCGGCCACGGCGACCTGCACAACGCGTTCGCGCTCGTCGACCTGCTCGAGAACGGCGGCCCCGGCGGCGTGCCCGCGTACGACGGCCCCCGCCACTTCGACTACAAGCCCAGCCGCACCGAAGACGAGAACGGCGTGTGGGATTCCGCCGCCGCGAACATGCGCACCTACCTCCTGCTCAAGGAGCGCGCTGCCGCCTTCCGCGCCGACCCGGAGGTGCAGGAGGCCCTCGCGGCCGCCCGCGTCGATGAACTCTCGACGCCGACCCTCGCCGAGGGCGAGTCGTACGACGACTTCCTCGCCGACCGCAGCGCCTACGAGGACTTCGACGCGCACGCGTACTTCGGCGGCAAGGGCTTCGGCTTCGTGCGACTGCAGCAGCTCGCCACCGAGCACCTCCTCGGCGCCCGCTGA
- a CDS encoding TetR/AcrR family transcriptional regulator, with protein MAAPSDDGPRSPGRYAKGIARRQEILDKAIEVFAKRGSRRTSLRAIAQEVGVTHAALTHYFGSLEELLVAVYRESERRNDTEHPEPSGLSPAMMMRVSAEENRNIPGLVQLYSTLVANALEEGHPAAYEFATHRFSRLRDHMAERVRELQASGEIRDDLDAVLVSSLVIAASDGLQTQWLLDPSVDHEAALEMLDALLAGRRDSH; from the coding sequence ATGGCCGCTCCCTCCGACGACGGACCCCGCAGCCCGGGGCGTTACGCGAAGGGCATCGCCCGGCGGCAGGAGATCCTCGACAAGGCGATCGAGGTGTTCGCGAAGCGCGGTTCTCGACGGACCAGCCTGCGTGCGATCGCTCAGGAGGTCGGCGTCACGCACGCCGCGCTCACGCATTACTTCGGCTCCCTGGAGGAGCTGCTGGTGGCGGTGTACCGGGAATCAGAGCGCCGCAACGACACCGAGCACCCCGAGCCGTCCGGTCTGAGTCCCGCGATGATGATGCGCGTCTCCGCCGAGGAGAACCGCAACATCCCCGGCCTCGTGCAGCTCTACTCGACGCTCGTCGCCAACGCGCTCGAAGAGGGACACCCCGCGGCCTACGAGTTCGCGACGCACCGCTTCTCACGCCTGCGCGACCACATGGCCGAGCGCGTACGCGAGCTGCAGGCGTCGGGCGAGATCCGCGACGACCTGGATGCCGTGCTCGTGTCGTCCCTCGTCATCGCCGCCTCGGACGGCCTGCAGACCCAGTGGCTCCTCGACCCGTCCGTCGATCACGAGGCCGCCCTGGAGATGCTCGACGCGCTGCTCGCCGGACGCCGCGACTCTCACTGA
- a CDS encoding NAD(P)-dependent oxidoreductase: MKILIPDTIDLRLSGDVDAVVYDIEREIPEEHRDAEVLVVWHNSGAWLEQAARMLPRLRLVQALASGADVVLRSGFAPEVRICSGRSLHDGPVAEHTLALILAVVRRLDRLRDAQLDHRWDEEFNEAQSAKGTRAQFTLSGARVTIWGFGSIAATLAPVLRALGAEVRGIARSAGERAGFEVHADADADAVLADTDILVSLLPATPDTADLFDAAVFGALQPGAAFVNVGRGATVDKGALIDALSSGRLRAAAIDVAKAEPLPADDALWDAPNLQITPHVAGNRPIGASALIDDNVSRLAADRELVNQVRP; encoded by the coding sequence ATGAAGATCCTGATCCCCGACACCATCGACCTGCGTCTGAGCGGCGACGTCGACGCCGTCGTGTATGACATCGAGCGCGAGATCCCGGAGGAGCATCGCGACGCCGAGGTGCTCGTCGTCTGGCACAACTCCGGTGCGTGGCTCGAACAGGCCGCACGGATGCTGCCCCGCCTACGCCTCGTGCAGGCCCTCGCGTCAGGGGCGGATGTCGTGCTGCGGTCGGGTTTCGCTCCCGAGGTGCGCATCTGTTCGGGCCGTTCGCTGCATGACGGTCCCGTCGCCGAGCACACGCTCGCTCTGATCCTCGCGGTCGTCCGCCGCCTCGACCGCCTGCGCGATGCGCAGCTCGACCACCGGTGGGACGAGGAGTTCAACGAGGCGCAGAGCGCGAAGGGCACGCGGGCGCAGTTCACGCTGTCGGGCGCTCGGGTTACGATCTGGGGCTTCGGCTCGATCGCGGCCACTCTCGCTCCGGTGCTGCGCGCGCTCGGCGCCGAGGTGCGCGGCATCGCGCGGAGCGCCGGTGAGCGGGCGGGTTTCGAGGTGCACGCGGACGCGGATGCGGATGCCGTGCTGGCAGACACCGACATCCTCGTGTCCCTGCTGCCCGCGACGCCGGATACGGCCGACCTGTTCGACGCCGCCGTCTTCGGCGCCCTCCAGCCCGGTGCCGCCTTCGTCAACGTCGGGCGTGGAGCGACCGTCGACAAGGGCGCGCTGATCGACGCCCTGTCGTCGGGACGGCTGCGTGCGGCCGCGATCGATGTCGCGAAGGCCGAGCCGCTCCCGGCCGACGATGCGTTGTGGGACGCCCCGAACCTGCAGATCACCCCGCACGTCGCGGGAAACCGCCCGATCGGCGCGAGCGCGCTGATCGACGACAATGTCTCGCGCCTGGCCGCCGACCGAGAGCTCGTGAACCAGGTCCGACCCTAG
- a CDS encoding VanZ family protein, whose protein sequence is MSVVDLAIVAVSVFGGIAFTVWRLRRGDRFTVLRLLSGVAASVYFAALIALTFLPLGLGPSDYEKPWWIWIDVVPFQDIVDDPVGLTLNVALFVPLGLLAPVLLRTSTWLRAALLGLLVSGTIEIVQFIGDVTVGLGRVADIDDLITNVLGTVIGYLVLRLAIRVPAFRRVAGLFSWPAPGTSEAVVAEDPADGGGSQGSRVGARGDVAP, encoded by the coding sequence GTGAGCGTGGTTGACCTCGCCATCGTGGCAGTGTCCGTGTTCGGCGGCATCGCTTTCACCGTCTGGCGCCTCCGCAGAGGCGACAGGTTCACGGTGTTGCGGCTGCTCAGCGGTGTCGCGGCGAGTGTCTACTTCGCCGCCTTGATCGCTCTCACCTTCCTGCCGCTCGGCCTCGGGCCTTCCGATTACGAGAAGCCGTGGTGGATCTGGATCGATGTCGTGCCGTTCCAAGACATCGTGGACGACCCCGTCGGGTTGACGCTCAACGTGGCGCTCTTCGTTCCGCTCGGTCTGCTGGCGCCGGTGCTTCTGCGCACGTCGACGTGGCTGCGAGCGGCGCTGCTGGGGCTCCTCGTGAGCGGCACGATCGAGATCGTTCAGTTCATCGGGGACGTCACCGTGGGACTCGGCAGAGTCGCTGACATCGATGACCTCATCACGAATGTTCTGGGAACCGTGATCGGTTACCTCGTCCTGCGGCTCGCGATCCGGGTCCCGGCGTTCCGCCGCGTCGCAGGTCTTTTCTCATGGCCGGCGCCGGGAACGAGTGAAGCCGTTGTCGCGGAGGATCCCGCCGATGGCGGAGGCTCGCAGGGTTCGCGCGTCGGCGCTCGAGGCGACGTGGCTCCGTGA